One Desulfitibacter alkalitolerans DSM 16504 genomic window carries:
- a CDS encoding response regulator transcription factor, whose amino-acid sequence MYKILIVDDETVELQFLRHVIEKYNLPLNICGEAEDGLEAIELADKLKPDFVIIDISMPHKNGLEAAAIIKQKHPWIKIYILTAYEKFDYAKKAIEIDVEDYLTKPISPDKLINVLKKGIKSKLKEKLEKCKASRLHSNIKALEPKIKKQLVLDLISGGVKTDRQRAAKKLLGIKTDQFNQILAAQFFDRKNRRVVTNEATLTNIGTAIDMELKSALYSVLADGRLVFLLEGTVHRDTMESIQKWCLMHGYDVFAGAAILEKGCDIYSAYKIAEETAENALFWHRCGFFSKKDTSSTTPNVAEVQNKVFTSLLQKDYSHAMEMIKEILSEMRTKGLTKEKAVKYVGDLLTLVVCESAKNILLQEEMEFFREQILALNRKSANVDDLTLGIGEILEELLKRMVPDKLSAPEYYVNWVIDYLKKNYHLEVTLDEAAGKLFLNPSYLSRIFKKQTGQGFNEFLTKIRIEKAKALLMTGKFSVGEVGRQVGIYDPSYFSSIFKKHTDISPSKLVEDSKSK is encoded by the coding sequence TTAAACCGGATTTTGTTATTATTGATATTTCCATGCCCCATAAAAATGGTTTAGAGGCAGCAGCTATTATTAAGCAAAAGCATCCATGGATTAAAATATATATTTTAACTGCTTATGAAAAATTTGATTATGCAAAAAAAGCCATTGAAATAGATGTGGAAGATTATTTAACCAAACCCATAAGCCCAGATAAATTGATTAATGTCTTGAAAAAGGGCATAAAAAGCAAACTTAAAGAAAAGCTGGAGAAGTGTAAGGCTTCAAGGCTCCATAGTAATATTAAGGCATTAGAACCAAAGATAAAGAAGCAGTTGGTGTTAGATCTAATTTCTGGCGGGGTAAAGACAGATAGGCAGAGGGCAGCTAAAAAATTACTAGGCATCAAAACTGACCAGTTTAATCAGATACTTGCAGCCCAATTTTTTGATAGAAAGAATAGGAGAGTGGTTACCAACGAAGCAACTCTGACAAATATTGGAACAGCAATTGACATGGAGTTAAAATCTGCTTTATATAGTGTCTTGGCTGATGGCAGGTTAGTATTCTTGCTGGAAGGAACAGTGCACAGGGATACCATGGAAAGTATTCAAAAATGGTGTTTAATGCATGGGTATGATGTTTTTGCTGGAGCAGCCATCCTGGAAAAGGGATGTGACATTTATTCAGCTTATAAAATTGCTGAAGAAACCGCTGAAAATGCTTTGTTCTGGCATAGATGCGGGTTCTTTTCAAAAAAAGATACTAGCAGCACAACACCCAATGTTGCGGAGGTTCAAAATAAGGTATTTACTTCCCTCCTTCAAAAAGACTACAGTCATGCAATGGAAATGATTAAGGAAATTTTATCTGAGATGAGAACCAAGGGTTTAACAAAGGAGAAAGCTGTTAAATATGTCGGGGATTTGCTTACCCTCGTGGTTTGCGAATCAGCAAAGAATATATTACTGCAGGAAGAAATGGAGTTTTTTAGAGAACAAATTTTAGCGCTAAATAGGAAATCTGCTAATGTAGATGACTTGACATTGGGTATAGGTGAGATTTTAGAGGAATTGCTTAAGAGAATGGTACCAGACAAGTTATCAGCTCCAGAGTACTATGTTAATTGGGTTATTGACTATCTTAAGAAAAATTATCATTTAGAGGTTACCTTAGATGAGGCTGCTGGAAAGCTCTTTTTAAACCCTTCTTATTTGAGCAGAATTTTTAAAAAGCAAACGGGACAAGGGTTTAATGAGTTTTTAACCAAGATACGCATAGAAAAGGCAAAGGCTTTACTTATGACAGGAAAATTCTCAGTAGGTGAGGTTGGTAGACAGGTGGGAATATATGACCCTAGCTATTTTAGCAGCATATTCAAAAAACATACAGATATTAGCCCAAGCAAATTGGTTGAAGATTCTAAAAGTAAATAA
- a CDS encoding TRAP transporter substrate-binding protein → MKKVLLFCVVVVMMLALAACNGNDKAQDPGKDVDDPKKVVLRLGMTAEADSHYGKGAKVFADKVAEYTGGQVEVQIFPSSQLGNERDLVEGVGVGTIEMCLTSTGPLPNFSSDFMLFDLPFIVTDRQKAYEVMDGTIGQEILGSLAPMGIKALGFWENGFRNITNNRAPIVSPEDVRGMKIRTMENPIHLETFRHLGAQPTPMAWGEVFIALQQGTIDGQENPLVILYTAKIYEVQKHVSLTGHFYSPAVMSINKNLFDGFSADIQEAILKAEKEARDWERQYSAQLDTELVQTLTDAGMIVTEVDKDEWQRACAPVYEKFMDKIKPEYIEALLGQ, encoded by the coding sequence TTGAAAAAAGTCTTATTATTTTGTGTTGTTGTGGTAATGATGCTAGCCTTGGCTGCATGTAACGGCAATGATAAGGCACAAGATCCCGGGAAGGATGTAGATGATCCTAAAAAAGTTGTTTTAAGGTTAGGCATGACTGCTGAAGCTGACAGTCACTATGGTAAAGGCGCAAAAGTTTTTGCAGATAAAGTAGCTGAGTACACAGGTGGTCAGGTTGAAGTGCAGATATTTCCAAGCAGCCAACTAGGAAATGAAAGAGATCTTGTTGAAGGTGTTGGTGTTGGTACAATTGAAATGTGTTTAACGTCTACCGGTCCACTACCCAATTTCTCTTCTGACTTCATGTTGTTTGATCTGCCTTTTATTGTAACCGATAGACAAAAGGCTTATGAAGTTATGGATGGTACAATTGGACAAGAGATACTTGGAAGTTTAGCCCCCATGGGAATTAAAGCTCTAGGGTTTTGGGAAAATGGGTTCCGTAACATAACAAATAACAGGGCTCCTATTGTTAGTCCAGAAGATGTGCGCGGTATGAAAATTAGAACCATGGAAAATCCAATCCACCTTGAAACATTCCGACATCTAGGTGCGCAGCCTACACCAATGGCCTGGGGTGAAGTATTTATAGCTCTGCAGCAGGGAACAATTGATGGACAAGAAAATCCGCTAGTTATTCTTTATACCGCAAAAATCTATGAAGTCCAAAAACATGTTTCTTTAACTGGTCATTTTTATTCGCCTGCTGTAATGTCAATTAACAAAAATCTTTTCGATGGTTTTTCAGCTGACATTCAAGAAGCTATCTTAAAGGCTGAAAAGGAAGCTAGAGATTGGGAAAGGCAGTATAGTGCCCAGTTAGATACTGAATTAGTTCAAACCCTTACAGATGCTGGAATGATTGTCACTGAAGTAGACAAGGACGAATGGCAAAGAGCATGTGCCCCAGTTTATGAAAAGTTCATGGATAAAATAAAGCCAGAATATATTGAAGCTTTACTAGGTCAGTAA
- a CDS encoding TRAP transporter small permease, whose protein sequence is MNKIAGFIDNFEENLIAILLPLMVLLVFAATFFRYTGLLILPWAEELARYMMIWIIYLGIGTGAKKNSHFAVEAFYKLMPQKTHKYFKILRTIIIIVFCTTVIGLSTKLIKAQMAMGQSSPSLGIPIWVAYLAVPIGCTLMALRSVQYIILQWRDNRLMDLDKVVK, encoded by the coding sequence ATGAATAAGATAGCAGGCTTTATAGATAATTTTGAAGAAAATCTTATTGCTATTTTACTTCCTTTAATGGTTTTACTGGTTTTTGCAGCAACCTTTTTTAGGTATACAGGTTTGTTGATTCTTCCATGGGCTGAGGAATTGGCAAGATACATGATGATATGGATTATTTATTTAGGAATAGGAACGGGAGCTAAAAAAAATTCGCACTTTGCTGTAGAGGCTTTTTATAAGCTTATGCCCCAAAAGACCCATAAATACTTTAAGATTTTAAGGACCATTATTATTATAGTTTTCTGTACCACAGTAATAGGTCTGTCAACTAAATTAATCAAGGCCCAAATGGCCATGGGTCAAAGCTCTCCCTCACTGGGCATACCAATATGGGTTGCTTATTTGGCTGTACCAATTGGCTGTACTTTAATGGCTCTAAGGTCAGTCCAATACATCATACTTCAATGGAGAGACAACCGACTAATGGATTTAGATAAGGTGGTGAAATAA
- a CDS encoding TRAP transporter large permease: MALVLFGTLFFMLIINVPIGISMGMAVLAALTFVDTTTSSMIIAQRMFTAVDNFPFMAVPFFILAGDLMERGGISKRLINFAKALLGRLPASLSIITTTASAFFGAISGSNPATVAAIGGLMIPAMAKAGYPKDKAAAVAAASGTLGVVIPPSISMITYAVVASVSVGTMFIAGIVPGLLLACGIIFVSVLTCRKYEKGGADSTGTVPLFKALREAIWALLMPVIILGGIYGGVFTPTEAAAVSCVYAFFVSRFIYKELQYSELRGIFAKSATSTAIVLFIVAISSSFSWLMTSAGVPGQIASFMLDSFQNKYIIFIMINVSLLFLGCFLETQSIILLMTPILLPLAIQLGIHPIALGLIIIVNTSVGMITPPMAVNLFVASGISKVSIEQISKRIVPYFLVLVGILLMLTYFSEILMWLPNLLGK, from the coding sequence ATGGCCCTGGTACTCTTTGGAACGCTATTTTTTATGTTAATAATAAATGTGCCCATTGGTATTTCCATGGGTATGGCTGTTCTTGCAGCCTTGACATTTGTTGACACCACAACATCCAGCATGATAATTGCTCAAAGAATGTTCACTGCAGTTGATAACTTTCCATTTATGGCTGTTCCCTTTTTTATTCTAGCTGGGGATTTAATGGAAAGGGGGGGCATCTCAAAGAGGCTGATAAACTTTGCAAAGGCTTTACTTGGAAGACTGCCTGCCAGCTTATCAATTATCACCACAACAGCCTCTGCTTTTTTTGGAGCTATATCAGGATCAAACCCGGCTACAGTTGCTGCCATTGGCGGACTAATGATACCTGCCATGGCTAAAGCTGGGTATCCCAAGGATAAGGCTGCCGCTGTTGCTGCAGCATCAGGAACCCTTGGAGTTGTTATTCCTCCAAGTATTTCAATGATTACCTATGCTGTTGTTGCTTCTGTATCTGTAGGCACAATGTTTATTGCAGGTATTGTACCGGGGTTGTTATTGGCATGTGGAATAATATTTGTCAGTGTCCTAACATGCAGAAAATACGAAAAGGGCGGTGCAGATAGTACTGGTACTGTTCCCTTATTCAAAGCCCTTAGAGAAGCCATTTGGGCATTATTAATGCCAGTTATAATCCTGGGTGGCATATATGGTGGAGTTTTTACACCTACAGAAGCAGCTGCGGTATCTTGTGTTTACGCTTTTTTTGTAAGCAGGTTTATTTATAAGGAATTACAATACTCTGAGCTTAGGGGTATTTTTGCAAAGTCTGCAACTAGTACAGCAATTGTTTTGTTTATTGTAGCAATTTCATCATCCTTTTCATGGCTAATGACCAGTGCAGGAGTTCCAGGTCAAATTGCTAGCTTTATGTTGGATTCATTTCAGAACAAGTATATAATTTTCATAATGATAAATGTAAGCTTATTATTCCTGGGTTGCTTCCTTGAGACCCAGTCAATTATTTTATTGATGACTCCAATACTGCTGCCCCTGGCAATACAGTTAGGCATTCACCCTATTGCCCTGGGACTTATAATTATAGTTAACACCTCCGTAGGAATGATTACCCCACCCATGGCGGTGAACCTATTTGTTGCCAGTGGAATATCAAAGGTTTCCATTGAACAAATAAGCAAAAGAATTGTTCCTTACTTTCTGGTTCTAGTTGGAATTCTTCTAATGTTAACTTATTTTTCAGAAATACTAATGTGGTTACCCAATTTACTAGGTAAATAA
- the ilvD gene encoding dihydroxy-acid dehydratase, giving the protein MRSHVTTKGLERATHRALYYSMGLLPEDLDKPLVAIVNSQNETMPGHIHLDSIAKAVREGIIAAGGTPIEFPTIGICDGIAQGNYGMHYPLASRELIADSIEVMVNAHSYDAMVLITNCDKITPGMLMAAVRLNIPAIMISGGPMATGCIDGNEVGYSDLMAAQGDVARGNMTMEELARIEREALPGCGACNLLGTANSMNFLTEALGMCLPGSSIPAVSGQRIALAKQTGKKIMELHKKNILPRDIVTAKSLENAIVVDLAIGGSTNTVLHLTALAHEAGIEFDINSFADMAKKVPHLVKMKPARGGHYPTDVHKAGGITAVMAQLCEAGLLHKDLMTTSGRIVADNVEGAKVIDANIIKPMDKPYSATGGIQLLYGNLAPEGSVCKRAAVAPEMLKHRGPARVFDQEEPAVAAIYGGKINPGDIVVVRYEGPKGGPGMREMLTATAAIVGMGLDEQVGLITDGRFSGATSGAAIGHISPEAAEGGPIALIEEGDMINIDIPGGTLTLEISDEELTQRKAKWVKRTPNVQKGSYLDRYEKIVTSAMSGAVFKR; this is encoded by the coding sequence ATGAGAAGTCACGTTACTACAAAGGGTTTAGAAAGGGCTACCCACAGGGCGTTATACTATTCCATGGGGTTGCTGCCGGAGGACTTAGATAAGCCCCTGGTTGCAATAGTAAATTCACAAAATGAAACCATGCCCGGACATATTCATTTGGACAGCATAGCTAAAGCAGTTAGAGAAGGAATAATAGCGGCAGGAGGTACACCCATTGAATTTCCCACCATTGGCATCTGTGATGGCATAGCCCAGGGAAACTATGGTATGCATTATCCCCTGGCCAGCAGGGAGTTAATAGCAGACTCCATTGAAGTCATGGTAAATGCTCACTCATATGACGCCATGGTTTTAATAACAAACTGTGACAAGATTACTCCAGGCATGTTAATGGCAGCGGTAAGACTAAATATTCCTGCCATTATGATTAGTGGTGGACCAATGGCTACTGGTTGTATAGACGGGAATGAAGTAGGCTATTCAGACCTCATGGCAGCCCAGGGGGATGTTGCCAGGGGAAATATGACAATGGAAGAGCTGGCAAGAATTGAAAGAGAAGCTCTGCCAGGATGTGGGGCCTGCAACCTGCTGGGCACTGCAAATTCAATGAATTTCTTAACAGAAGCATTAGGAATGTGTCTGCCTGGAAGCTCTATACCAGCAGTCTCAGGTCAAAGAATAGCATTGGCAAAGCAGACAGGGAAAAAGATTATGGAACTTCATAAAAAGAACATCCTGCCCAGGGATATTGTGACTGCTAAATCATTAGAAAATGCTATAGTGGTTGACCTTGCCATTGGTGGTTCAACAAATACAGTACTGCACTTGACGGCCCTAGCCCATGAAGCAGGCATTGAATTTGATATTAATTCCTTTGCTGATATGGCAAAAAAGGTTCCCCATCTTGTAAAAATGAAACCTGCAAGGGGTGGTCACTACCCAACTGACGTGCACAAGGCTGGAGGTATTACCGCAGTAATGGCCCAGCTATGTGAAGCAGGACTGCTTCATAAGGATCTCATGACAACCAGTGGAAGGATAGTTGCAGACAATGTGGAGGGTGCAAAAGTAATAGATGCAAATATAATCAAACCAATGGATAAGCCCTATTCAGCTACAGGGGGAATTCAGCTGTTATATGGAAACCTGGCCCCAGAGGGTTCAGTATGCAAAAGGGCTGCTGTAGCACCAGAAATGTTGAAACACAGGGGACCTGCCAGGGTATTTGATCAAGAGGAGCCTGCAGTTGCTGCCATTTATGGAGGAAAAATCAATCCTGGCGATATAGTGGTAGTTAGATATGAGGGCCCAAAGGGCGGTCCAGGCATGAGAGAAATGCTCACAGCAACTGCCGCAATAGTGGGTATGGGATTAGACGAGCAGGTGGGACTTATAACTGACGGAAGATTCTCCGGTGCTACCTCTGGAGCAGCAATTGGCCATATCTCCCCTGAAGCAGCTGAGGGCGGACCAATTGCCTTGATTGAAGAAGGAGACATGATTAACATTGATATACCTGGGGGAACACTAACCTTGGAAATAAGTGATGAAGAATTGACACAAAGGAAAGCAAAATGGGTTAAGAGAACTCCCAATGTCCAAAAGGGAAGCTATCTAGATAGATATGAAAAAATAGTAACTTCAGCAATGAGTGGTGCTGTATTCAAAAGGTAA
- the panB gene encoding 3-methyl-2-oxobutanoate hydroxymethyltransferase — protein sequence MAKKKVTIPEIMEMKKTGRKFKMITVYDYPMASMVDQSKAELILVGDSLGMVIQGHEGTVPVNIEDVIYHVKAVRKGAPNTFIVGDMPFLSYQVSTEEAIRNAGTLLKIGADCVKMEGGMKVVERVRAVVDAGIPVIAHIGLTPQTAALVGGFKVQGKSAEAAERLLKEALALEEAGAFAIVLECLPTGLARLIDEKLSIPTIGCGAGPYTTGQNLNAYDLLGIFDKFVPKFVKQYAQMGQQMVEVFDTWCTEIDEGKFPEKKHEFTMNDEDLERLY from the coding sequence TTGGCCAAGAAAAAAGTGACTATACCGGAAATAATGGAGATGAAAAAAACAGGCAGAAAATTTAAGATGATAACAGTTTATGACTATCCCATGGCTTCAATGGTGGATCAATCAAAGGCAGAGCTAATACTAGTGGGAGATTCACTGGGAATGGTAATCCAGGGACATGAAGGTACAGTTCCAGTTAACATTGAAGATGTAATATACCACGTTAAAGCTGTGAGAAAGGGAGCACCTAATACATTTATAGTAGGTGACATGCCGTTTTTATCATACCAGGTGAGTACAGAAGAAGCCATTAGAAATGCCGGTACTTTGCTAAAAATTGGTGCAGACTGCGTGAAGATGGAAGGCGGCATGAAGGTAGTTGAAAGGGTAAGAGCTGTTGTAGACGCCGGCATTCCTGTTATTGCTCATATTGGGTTAACTCCCCAAACAGCAGCATTAGTTGGCGGTTTTAAAGTACAGGGCAAAAGTGCAGAAGCAGCTGAAAGGCTTTTAAAGGAAGCCCTGGCCCTGGAAGAGGCTGGAGCATTTGCCATAGTCCTTGAATGCCTGCCCACAGGTCTGGCCAGGCTAATAGATGAAAAATTATCAATACCTACAATCGGCTGTGGAGCAGGACCCTACACTACAGGACAAAACTTAAATGCATATGACCTGCTGGGCATATTTGACAAATTTGTGCCCAAATTCGTCAAACAGTATGCCCAGATGGGCCAGCAGATGGTAGAAGTATTTGATACTTGGTGCACAGAAATAGATGAAGGCAAATTCCCAGAGAAAAAGCACGAATTCACAATGAATGACGAGGATCTGGAAAGGCTTTACTAG
- the katG gene encoding catalase/peroxidase HPI, whose product MSGEGKCPVTGTARHKTAGGGTTNRDWWPNQLNLKMLHQNPVKRNPMGETFNYAEEFKKLDLEAVKKDLYDLMTDSQEWWPADYGHYGGLFIRMAWHSAGTYRMGDGRGGAGSGTQRFAPLNSWPDNINLDKARRLLWPIKKKYGKKISWADLMILAGNCALESMGFKTFGFAGGREDVWEPEEDIYWGSEDEWLGDKRYTGERELENPLAAVQMGLIYVNPEGPNGEPNVLASAKDVRETFARMAMNDEETVALVAGGHTFGRCHGAGSPTHVGPEPEGASIEEQGLGWKNSMGSGKGSDTISSGINGAWTPTPTIWDNKYLDILFKYDWNLVKSPAGAWQWVPVNPDDEDLVTDGHDPSKKYSTIMTTADLALRMDPIYKPIAKRFQENPEEFADAFARAWFKLTHRDMGPVSRYLGPEVPSEVLIWQDPVPAVDHELIDEGDIVDLKGRVLQSGLSISELVYTAWSSASTFRGSDKRGGANGARIRLAPQKDWEVNQPEQLQTVLQTLEKIRDAFNSEQADQKRVSLADLIVLAGCAGVEQGAKNAGFDISVPFTPGRTDALQEQTDVFSFSVLEPKADGFRNYSKAKYAVTAEEMLVDKAQLLGLTAPEMTVLIGGMRVLNANYKNSPHGVFTDKPGSLTNDFFVNLLDMGTKWKASSEDSDIFEGRDFKTDQLKWTGTRVDLIFGSNSELRAIAEVYASDDAQEKFVQDFIAAWNKVMNADRFDLARI is encoded by the coding sequence ATGAGTGGAGAAGGCAAATGCCCGGTAACAGGAACGGCTAGGCATAAGACTGCCGGCGGTGGCACAACGAATCGGGACTGGTGGCCCAATCAACTTAATCTTAAAATGCTTCATCAGAATCCGGTAAAAAGAAATCCTATGGGTGAAACATTCAATTATGCTGAAGAATTCAAAAAATTGGACCTTGAGGCAGTGAAAAAGGACTTATATGACTTAATGACTGATTCTCAGGAATGGTGGCCTGCAGATTATGGCCACTATGGGGGACTTTTCATCAGGATGGCGTGGCACAGTGCCGGCACATACCGTATGGGCGATGGCCGTGGTGGTGCAGGCTCTGGAACTCAGCGTTTTGCTCCTCTAAACAGCTGGCCGGATAATATCAACCTAGATAAAGCACGCCGGCTGCTTTGGCCTATTAAGAAAAAATATGGCAAAAAGATTTCCTGGGCAGACTTAATGATTCTTGCAGGAAATTGCGCATTGGAGTCAATGGGATTTAAAACTTTTGGTTTTGCTGGCGGTCGTGAGGACGTTTGGGAGCCTGAAGAAGATATTTACTGGGGTTCCGAGGATGAATGGCTTGGGGATAAACGTTATACTGGTGAAAGGGAACTTGAGAATCCTCTGGCTGCTGTGCAGATGGGTCTAATTTATGTGAATCCAGAAGGACCAAATGGTGAACCGAATGTTCTTGCTTCCGCTAAAGACGTACGTGAGACTTTTGCACGTATGGCCATGAACGATGAGGAAACTGTGGCCCTGGTTGCAGGGGGTCATACATTTGGCAGATGTCACGGAGCAGGCAGTCCGACCCATGTAGGTCCAGAGCCCGAAGGTGCCAGTATTGAAGAACAGGGTCTTGGTTGGAAAAACAGCATGGGCAGCGGTAAAGGAAGTGATACAATCTCAAGCGGTATCAATGGTGCATGGACCCCCACCCCGACAATATGGGATAACAAATACTTAGACATTCTGTTTAAATATGACTGGAATCTTGTTAAGAGCCCTGCTGGTGCCTGGCAGTGGGTTCCGGTCAATCCTGATGATGAAGATCTTGTAACAGATGGCCATGATCCTTCTAAAAAGTATTCAACAATCATGACCACGGCCGACCTTGCCTTGAGGATGGATCCCATCTATAAGCCAATAGCCAAGCGTTTTCAGGAGAATCCAGAGGAATTTGCTGATGCTTTTGCCCGTGCATGGTTCAAGTTGACTCACCGTGACATGGGGCCAGTATCCCGCTATCTCGGCCCGGAGGTTCCATCAGAGGTACTGATCTGGCAAGATCCGGTGCCTGCAGTTGATCATGAACTGATTGATGAAGGGGATATTGTAGATCTTAAGGGCAGGGTTCTTCAATCAGGATTGTCGATATCTGAGCTGGTCTATACTGCGTGGTCATCAGCATCGACCTTCCGCGGCTCAGATAAGCGCGGCGGAGCCAATGGCGCCCGCATTCGCTTGGCACCACAGAAGGATTGGGAAGTAAACCAGCCAGAACAACTGCAAACTGTATTGCAAACCCTTGAAAAAATCCGGGATGCTTTCAACAGTGAACAGGCAGACCAAAAAAGGGTTTCCCTTGCTGACCTGATTGTTTTAGCAGGATGCGCAGGTGTCGAGCAGGGAGCTAAGAATGCTGGATTTGATATATCTGTTCCTTTTACACCGGGCCGCACAGATGCACTGCAGGAACAAACCGATGTATTTTCATTCTCGGTACTGGAACCCAAAGCAGATGGTTTCCGCAACTATAGTAAGGCCAAATATGCTGTTACTGCTGAGGAAATGCTTGTTGATAAAGCACAGCTCCTGGGCTTGACAGCACCTGAGATGACAGTTTTAATTGGTGGTATGCGGGTATTAAACGCTAACTACAAAAATTCTCCCCATGGTGTTTTTACTGATAAACCTGGAAGTCTCACTAATGACTTTTTTGTAAATCTTCTTGACATGGGTACAAAATGGAAAGCTTCATCAGAAGACAGCGATATCTTTGAAGGAAGAGATTTTAAGACAGACCAGCTAAAATGGACTGGAACTCGAGTTGACTTGATATTCGGTTCGAATTCTGAGCTGCGGGCCATTGCTGAGGTATACGCAAGCGATGATGCCCAGGAGAAGTTCGTGCAGGATTTTATTGCTGCATGGAATAAGGTGATGAACGCAGACCGTTTCGATCTTGCTCGAATATAA
- a CDS encoding Fur family transcriptional regulator: MNTLFKNLSNELINKNVRPSHQRMMVLDYLVKNQCHPTVEQIFNDLKSKLPTLSKSTVYNILNLFLEAGLIKTVVGEDQEARYDIITESHGHFKCITCETIYNFNVNIDDFTSDDLKEFHIASKDVYFKGTCPRCLSNKNKLKGEYL; the protein is encoded by the coding sequence ATGAATACTTTATTTAAAAATCTATCAAATGAATTGATAAACAAAAATGTTCGCCCCTCACATCAAAGAATGATGGTTTTAGATTATCTAGTAAAAAATCAATGCCACCCCACGGTAGAGCAAATATTCAATGATCTGAAAAGTAAACTTCCCACTTTATCAAAATCTACTGTATATAACATATTAAATTTATTTCTTGAAGCGGGTTTAATAAAGACAGTTGTTGGCGAAGACCAAGAAGCTAGATATGATATTATCACTGAAAGCCATGGTCATTTCAAATGTATCACTTGTGAAACGATCTATAATTTTAATGTCAATATTGATGATTTTACATCTGATGATTTAAAGGAGTTCCATATAGCAAGCAAAGACGTTTATTTTAAGGGTACCTGTCCCAGGTGCCTTTCAAATAAAAATAAACTTAAGGGGGAATATTTATGA